GTTTTGTGTGTGACGCCAGCGAGCCATGAAAAGGGCTGCAGCGATCCCGACGGTCTGCTTCTGGCGAAACTTGTGTCTTCTCCAGGCCGCCCAAGCCACCAGTGACGCCTCTGATTGGTCCGCGAGTCAGTATTTGTGTATTCCTGACAACTCCAGCTGCTCATCACAGCTGGAGCTCcgctatccgccacccgcggacgCGATCggtagcagccagtcactgcgCCCCTGGTACTCGGCCTACACAATGCATTTCGCCCCCCTTCCGCGCCGTCAGAGGCAATGAACCCCCAGGCGGAGCAGTCAGAGAGCTTCCTGCGATGTGTACACTGCGAGTCCCAGCGCCGATTGAGCTCCGCCGCTTGATCATCACTGGGgcgcagcccctcagcgcgggggaggtacaagcctgtcagggctcttgtcctcccaagtggtcgtcattatcggaatgggaggaaagagagggatagcccctcccctaccccctcgtctttggttattgagtgctgattcccagctgaatgtgtggagaggaggactgagagccacagtttcagccccccttcctttccctttggtttccccctcctgtcctgcctaccagggaaggagggagaggcagggtaaaacatcccctgccccgatggtggctaattaaaattttgaatactgtaggtctggcctgttggcatgtcttaatttttgccgaaagtttggtgaggttctcgaattttcgaatttacttctaattatatggtgtaggtggcgccaaggctgacagtgaagctgcgttgcgtaattaaggtgattttaacggtcggtaatatttaattaattaattaatcagttatagatttatagatttaattatatgatccgcgctgcaatgtaggagggtttggggggggtcgcgcgctgattggctgtcaggctcggccaatcagagggcgcctcgtccgcagctacggcgggcggtgcgccaggattgatttcggaagcttatacttctgtgtattatttgggtcgtagtttccaagggaggaaatatgtggatttaaattattcacgcatttatcgtaaaaattttgggttgtgcggatataaaaatcttgcaaagtttcagtgttagtttcgctgtgcaagttctctactggacagtatatcggggcgtctgcagcgattcgaatgcacctattctgaactcgctgcagttttattagatggcagtatgcagcagtagcccagactggggctgcatacgtgattatcgggcgtatgagagctttgtagagcagtaatccgtttttgactgtgctgccacatcgcctgctcattacaggatataatgcgcgcattctaacctgagcttgggtttgtttaatgtcaatgtgctgtctccacaggagtttcctatccatgtggacacctaggtatttaactacgtccttgtgagggattggctcatcaaatagacgtagttgcggcctgttgtcggctggcgggaggtttttgcgtgtaaacacaatcgcctcagacttggtcgtgtttacttttatgcgccaggctgtacaccactgttcaacttcagtgagcgcagtctggagcctggtagtggccagctgtaggttatgagatctgctatacagtacagtgtcgtctgcatagcagcctagcttgactagtctgtgtgcggggcgaggcatgtcgcgtacatatatattaaatagtactgggcctaggatgctgccctgcggcacaccggctttaattaattttaggtcagacgttgccccttcagatgacactctaaaggttctgcctgctagataggatgcaatgagtttagtgtagcaatccgggaagtttgcttcatacattttatatattagccctgcatgaaaaactctatcaaaggccttttctacatcgagaaacgtagcaactacgtagtcttggacgttgaatgcgctggttatctcttcggtaagacggaccagttgatgggtagtcgaatgagcactgcgaaagccaaattgctcatttggcagcaagttatgttcgtgtatgtgtattttgagtctgtgtaaaattatgcgctccgcaactttagacacagtacttaagaggcttattggcctgtagttctggggcagtgttttgtccttgcccggcttgtggaagactattactttagcttccttccactgggagggaaaaatattcagtctgagcattgcattaatgcattcagccagatattctaaggcttcgtctggaagctgtttgagaacaactgcttgtatgccgtcgttcccaggggcttttcgcggcttcatattcttgatagcacgcttaatttcttgggcctgggtggggagaggctcagagatagtgggctggtgcagtttagcgcggagttcgcggtaaatttgtgcagtgaatggcctgtcgcaaggctgcaaattgggctggaatgctgtttctaaggtgcttgcgaaagcatgcgccttgtcctggggaagaaatgcaagtccattatttgtttggaggggtggaattttatcaaatttattcaaaattcgcttagtcattgcccaggcactcccgtcctgtacattgagcttcgcgattttggcttcccactggctgctacgccacaacgagagttcatctgatatagcagtttgaagctcgttgattctgcgtttgataatgtgcgtgcgtcgccgtgtgtattcgcggcgcagtctgttcttttgcgatatcatatcgcaaatgtatgctggcagctcgtcatgcactaacttaacctccttttctgggatgcactggctaattccgtcttgaattttcgcggtaaaattgGTTATAGCGGTTTCTAAATTAtcgctattatttatttcatcaagttctgaaagatttagtgacaaaaaaatttttaaaactgacccaatctgcatttttgtaatccctaactttgcgaggtggatttgattcgacatttgcgtcgtcaaaaattaagtgaatagggaagtggtcagacgttaagtcgtgtacaacttcgagttcgaattccgagttcacacgtttattaataacgatgtctagaacatctgggagaacccccacacgccctgtgtcgtgtgtgggctccatgggagcatgaatttggtagttgtgatttaattggtggttataaagaattgtaccattctgtgtggctcgcctgctgttccactctctgtgtttagcatttatgtctcctaaagcgaggaaggtcggggccgccccatacagggcgtccagatcagcctcgctcagggacctacctggtcgcgcatacatagaaataatttttatgttttgcctgttaatagttaggtTAATGACTATCGCTTCAAGATTGTGAAAAGCGGGGAGCTGCCACTCTGTGTGctttatacttttatgaacaagaaGAGCCACTCCTCCGCCTCTGTGATttactctgtcgcgcctatagattacataatttaatatagtaattctatcagtcggagttaagtgggtttcattaatcgcagctatttttattttgtatttttctaaatggtgaattaattccggtattttatttttaatgccgcgtgcattccagaataggagggacttaagactatgggccgcggttggtatgcaacactgggccggattacgagctgccattaaGCTTGGCAGCAAGTGTTTGTACGAAGCCCATCATGGCTTGGACTTTGTCAGGCAGGGAGATGGCTGGGTCGCACCATATTACCATCaactggcacatggggacgattgtttCGGCCAGTGTCGAGTCCTTGTTAAAGGTACTCGACTTTGTCAGTACTTGCATGAAGTCAGCCAAGCTAGGTTGGGCTGGCTGCTCCATGCGCATGGGCGGGGCTGTCGGCTGCTCTGAGGCCAAGTCGATCAGCATGTCAGCCTCAGGAGCAGGTGCTACCTGGGGCTGCCTGGGCGGGGGCGTTCGCAGCGCCGGGGCTGCTGGAGCCAGTCTGGTGGCCAGCGGCTTGGGCTGGGCAGGCTGCTTATCGCGAGCAGGCTGCTGTGCCCTCTCCTGGGGGGGCTGCTGCGGTTTgccctggccatttttgtggccagtgGCATTTTTCTTGGGCCCCTGGGGCCCCCTTGGCTTGCGCAGCCAAGGGTTGTTGGCCAGGACTGGGTACTCCAGCTCGTTGTACCCCTGGCTGCACTGCTGCAGAGGTGTCCAGGGGTTGACGCCAGCC
The sequence above is a segment of the Bacillus rossius redtenbacheri isolate Brsri unplaced genomic scaffold, Brsri_v3 Brsri_v3_scf736, whole genome shotgun sequence genome. Coding sequences within it:
- the LOC134545455 gene encoding basic salivary proline-rich protein 1-like, with product GCQAYKKETRRHLPPDVHKRREQQSRRDVRENRRAAAQPPQSGPSGYQGPPRQNPWGPPKYPPPATFGQYMAQAGVNPWTPLQQCSQGYNELEYPVLANNPWLRKPRGPQGPKKNATGHKNGQGKPQQPPQERAQQPARDKQPAQPKPLATRLAPAAPALRTPPPRQPQVAPAPEADMLIDLASEQPTAPPMRMEQPAQPSLADFMQ